The following coding sequences lie in one Aspergillus puulaauensis MK2 DNA, chromosome 3, nearly complete sequence genomic window:
- a CDS encoding uncharacterized protein (COG:S;~EggNog:ENOG410PI0D;~SECRETED:SignalP(1-17)), with product MSHKYATAALFAAGAFAAPAPAPQASGTASAASNEPSEFTANPNVGAGGDTFTDSPRFRVYGATGDTADTTLQMLESAYTCFVTDLGWRSSGLSYNSDSDTAETWYKENIYSVASLDGGAAGVMGSDPETGLSFVQVVNTYLTDPSVTVHEYGHALTYHAQNWVDQTATGAWWEPLANWFADTFITSDLCASAREKYSQETGDSVIELQKVIGDSYQVIVDGSVDSGNYYQSWPVLTYLTNNPDNYTGLGNDAVLRLSLEYEVGSNETPLHTLQRLLGDGATVAQVVGRYWAHMAYVDIGSEAANRAFLEQRETLAYDNLDGSGESYTVKAARQPQYFGANINPIKASGGGSVSVTVKSDKAFTATLAVRDTDAGSVRYVDLENGSGEATVGGSEEASLVVVNAPKELLQYDPFDLSSEAKAGLDYTVQITGGSF from the coding sequence ATGTCCCACAAATACGCAACCGCGgccctcttcgccgccggGGCCTtcgcagccccagccccagcacccCAAGCATCAGGCACCGCCAGCGCAGCAAGCAACGAACCCTCCGAATTCACCGCAAACCCCAACGTTGGCGCCGGCGGGGACACATTCACCGACTCCCCCCGATTCCGCGTCTACGGGGCAACCGGCGACACCGCAGACACGACCCTGCAGATGCTCGAGTCCGCATACACCTGCTTCGTCACAGATCTCGGCTGGCGCTCCTCCGGCCTGTCTTAcaactccgactccgataCCGCGGAGACCTGGTACAAGGAGAACATCTACTCCGTGGCCTCGCTGGACGGCGGCGCCGCGGGCGTGATGGGTTCAGACCCCGAGACGGGCTTGTCCTTTGTCCAGGTCGTGAATACGTACCTCACTGACCCGTCAGTTACGGTGCATGAATATGGGCATGCATTGACGTATCACGCGCAGAACTGGGTAGATCAGACCGCGACAGGGGCGTGGTGGGAGCCTTTGGCGAATTGGTTCGCGGATACGTTCATCACCTCTGATCTGTGCGCGAGCGCGCGTGAGAAGTATTCCCAGGAGACCGGGGATAGTGTTAtcgagctgcagaaggtTATTGGGGATAGTTACCAGGTGATTGTTGATGGGAGTGTGGACAGTGGGAACTATTACCAGTCGTGGCCGGTTCTGACGTATCTCACTAATAACCCGGATAACTATACGGGGCTTGGAAATGATGCGGTGCTGCGGTTGAGTCTGGAGTATGAGGTTGGGAGTAATGAGACCCCGTTGCATACGCTGCAGAGGCTGCTTGGGGATGGGGCGACTGTTGCGCAGGTTGTTGGGCGGTACTGGGCGCATATGGCGTATGTGGATATTGGGAGTGAGGCTGCGAACCGCGCGTTCCTAGAGCAGAGGGAGACGCTAGCTTATGACAATCTGGATGGTAGTGGGGAGAGCTATACCGTCAAGGCAGCGCGCCAGCCGCAGTACTTCGGGGCCAATATCAACCCGATCAAGGCTTCTGGCGGGGGCAGTGTTAGCGTTACTGTCAAGTCGGACAAGGCGTTTACGGCTACCCTTGCGGTGAGAGATACGGATGCTGGGTCTGTGAGGTATGTGGATCTGGAGAATGGCAGTGGCGAGGCGACTGTTGGGGGCAGCGAGGAGGCCAGTCTTGTTGTTGTCAACGCCCCGAAGGAGCTGCTCCAGTATGATCCGTTTGATCTGTCCAGTGAGGCTAAGGCTGGCTTGGACTATACTGTGCAAATCACCGGAGGGAGCTTCTAG
- a CDS encoding uncharacterized protein (COG:S;~EggNog:ENOG410PNBZ;~InterPro:IPR029058): MIGPEYLQKNHATGDPPPFGAVDDIQTVYLSGDPDSVGDVQPDGCPTIMIGSANPAGDKINGWKEIPRVAGFDLKRLVVDETANATLPYYVENTKDLAKIKRVVITMAGLLRNTWKYANSMRNSLICAAGRDTVDADMDSVLIAAPHWFSKEDVDAGAAQPSDIFFHGSTYQRGNAAIGPGEVDISSYEAMDKLVKTFWNKDIYPSLESLVIASHSLGAQMTHRYAILRPSQPEDPLISYGVMNPGSLAWLVPERPARCEDCTDSFDAWPYGIGPGKPRAFPKYVRDEVFNNRSAIQQRYISRRIFYGFGTEDHGAGDTHCEAQWQGATRIERGRNFERMLRDLHGGLPESHSVNYIEGLSHQDYYMMLAESMQKKLFLFNE; encoded by the exons ATGATCGGGCCTGAATACCTCCAGAAAAACCACGCGACCGGGGATCCGCCCCCATTTGGAGCTGTGGACGATATACAAACCGTGTATCTGAGCGGTGATCCCGACTCTGTCGGCGATGTCCAGCCGGACGGTTGTCCTACGATTATGATTGGCAGTGCAAACCCAGCGGGTGATAAGATTAAtgggtggaaggagat CCCAAGAGTGGCTGGGTTTGACCTGAAGAGGCTGGTTGTGGACGAGACGGCGAATGCGACTTTG CCGTATTATGTCGAAAATACCAAGGACCTGGCCAAGATCAAGCGTGTTGTGATTACTATGGCTGGTTTGTTGAGAAA TACATGGAAGTATGCGAACA GCATGCGCAACTCTCTAATCTGCGCTGCTGGAAGAGACACCGTCGACGCTGATATGGACAGCGTGTTGATTGCTGCTCCCCACTGGTTCAGTAAAGAAGACGTCGACGCTGGAGCTGCCCAGCCAAGCGATATTTTCTTCCACGGGAGTACATATCAGAGAGGCAATGCAGCGATTGGGCCTGGCGAGGTTGATATCTCGTCTTATGAAGC AATGGACAAACTCGTCAAGACCTTCTGGAACAAGGACATTTACCCTTCTCTTGAGAGTCTTGTCATAGCGAGTCACT ccctcGGCGCGCAAATGACCCACCGCT ATGCAATACTCCGCCCCTCCCAGCCCGAGGATCCCTTAATCTCCTACGGCGTCATGAACCCCGGCTCTCTTGCTTGGCTTGTTCCTGAACGGCCTGCCCGGTGTGAAGACTGCACAGACTCGTTCGACGCCTGGCCATACGGCATCGGGCCAGGCAAACCGAGAGCCTTTCCGAAATACGTCCGCGACGAAGTGTTTAACAACCGGTCCGCTATTCAGCAACGGTATATTTCCCGCAGGATCTTCTACGGGTTTGGAACGGAGGACCACGGCGCGGGCGATACGCACTGTGAGGCGCAGTGGCAGGGTGCGACGAGGATAGAGCGGGGACGGAATTTCgagaggatgttgagggACCTACATGGAGGGTTGCCGGAGAGTCATTCAGTTAATTATATTGAGGGGCTAAGTCATCAGGATTATTATATG ATGCTTGCAGAGTCTatgcagaagaagctgttTCTGTTTAATGAATAG
- a CDS encoding S41 family peptidase (InterPro:IPR029045,IPR005151,IPR032956;~MEROPS:MER0059675;~PFAM:PF11918,PF03572;~go_function: GO:0005501 - retinoid binding [Evidence IEA];~go_function: GO:0008236 - serine-type peptidase activity [Evidence IEA];~go_process: GO:0006508 - proteolysis [Evidence IEA];~go_process: GO:0007601 - visual perception [Evidence IEA]) has translation MNFSEFRNWFAEPPQYDTDHPAPSLNADTRALVLENTILAIEQCYLDPDSGARLIRDFRQHISTGAYAETTDGSTLAAGITSDLQYLSGDKHFRCLYGIRPDEPGHEEQIQRLQKLNHGFGQVVMLDGNIAVLEVRGFVPVHWEGVRRKIDEMMSSISSADALILDLRHNRGGDPKAVALVAGYLFDEPTIWLRMVKPSDASVEDIPTDLPVKEKRFGLDKPVYVLTSSKTISGGEDLAYGLQALQRAVVVGEKTVGAANLPRACALNDLFVLFTPHMCPVHPVAGGNWEGKGVTPDIVVTEDALETAYNLAKEKLGVSL, from the coding sequence ATGAACTTCTCCGAGTTCCGTAACTGGTTCGCCGAGCCACCACAATACGATACCGACCATCCAGCCCCCTCTCTAAACGCCGACACTCGCGCTCTCGTATTGGAAAACACCATACTGGCAATCGAACAGTGCTACCTTGATCCAGATAGCGGGGCCAGATTAATCCGCGACTTCCGCCAGCATATTTCCACTGGAGCCTACGCAGAAACCACGGATGGGAGTACCCTCGCTGCGGGGATAACATCAGATCTGCAATATCTCAGCGGTGATAAGCATTTCCGGTGTCTCTACGGTATTAGGCCGGATGAACCTGGTCATGAGGAGCAAATTCAACGATTGCAGAAGTTAAATCATGGCTTCGGTCAAGTTGTGATGTTAGATGGGAATATCGCCGTGCTCGAAGTCCGCGGATTCGTCCCGGTGCATTGGGAGGGCGTACGAAGGAAAATCGACGAGATGATGTCTTCCATTTCGTCTGCTGATGCCCTTATCCTTGATCTGCGACATAATCGCGGCGGTGATCCGAAAGCAGTTGCTCTGGTTGCAGGCTATCTCTTCGACGAGCCAACTATCTGGCTTAGAATGGTTAAGCCATCTGATGCATCAGTCGAGGATATTCCTACAGATCTACCTGTGAAAGAGAAACGGTTTGGTCTCGATAAACCTGTTTACGTTCTTACCAGTTCAAAGACGATATCTGGTGGCGAGGATCTTGCGTATGGTTTGCAGGCGCTGCAGCGGGCAGTCGTTGTTGGGGAGAAGACTGTTGGTGCGGCGAATCTCCCCCGTGCGTGTGCTTTGAATGACTTGTTTGTTCTTTTTACTCCTCATATGTGCCCTGTTCATCCTGTAGCTGGCGGGAattgggaagggaagggagtTACACCGGATATTGTTGTTACTGAAGATGCACTTGAGACGGCGTATAATCTTGCAAAGGAGAAACTCGGTGTATCCTTATAA
- a CDS encoding Zn(II)2Cys6 transcription factor domain-containing protein (COG:S;~EggNog:ENOG410PQGI;~InterPro:IPR036864,IPR021858,IPR001138;~PFAM:PF00172;~go_function: GO:0000981 - DNA-binding transcription factor activity, RNA polymerase II-specific [Evidence IEA];~go_function: GO:0008270 - zinc ion binding [Evidence IEA];~go_process: GO:0006355 - regulation of transcription, DNA-templated [Evidence IEA]), with the protein MMPPLRAHRKSRTGCLQCRKRRVKCDENGHPCGNCAFRHVECTYPSRSSPDLQPSQNAAQDRPSEGQPLALLDPSNKLLLELMHKFSTETYKSFFVDPADLHIWQSVIPRRALDHDFLLDGLLSVAALHTASSSDRQTARPYLDAAMDFQSRGLKPFQNAIQNISPENCDAVFVHSMITIVNGIVFPQIAARVTEVDSSTVLENIFTLFKLVQGTAEISKLTGPWLQKSSLIPKDFWGASSDSILDTEIEQALTRLRDLNRRENIEHPPRHGHIEFAISRLRQCFQRFFRFRDPASVVTWLAIVDGEFVDYLHKEEPLPILVMVHWGVLLAELDGEVWWASKSGKALVADALGILDRGEVDFGIASSWPREKVGL; encoded by the exons ATGATGCCCCCCTTAAGAGCGCATCGCAAGTCGCGCACTGGCTGTCTGCAGTGCAGGAAGAGACGAGTCAAG TGCGACGAGAACGGCCATCCATGCGGCAACTGCGCATTCCGACACGTTGAATGTACTTATCCCAGCCGTTCATCACCAGATCTCCAGCCGAGTCAGAATGCTGCTCAAGATAGACCAAGCGAGGGTCAACCCCTGGCCCTTCTAGACCCCTCAAACAAACTCCTTCTCGAACTGATGCACAAATTCTCCACCGAAACATACAAAtccttcttcgtcgaccCTGCAGACCTGCACATCTGGCAGTCCGTCATCCCCCGTCGGGCTCTTGACCACGACTTCCTCTTAGATGGACTCCTCTCAGTCGCTGCCCTGCatacagcatcatcaagcgACCGCCAGACAGCACGACCATACCTAGACGCCGCAATGGACTTTCAAAGCCGCGGGCTAAAGCCCTTCCAAAACGCGATCCAGAACATCTCACCCGAGAACTGCGACGCCGTCTTCGTGCACTCGATGATCACCATCGTCAACGGGATCGTCTTCCCCCAGATCGCAGCCCGGGTCACCGAGGTCGACAGCTCCACTGTGCTCGAAAACATATTCACCCTGTTCAAGCTGGTCCAGGGAACCGCCGAGATCAGCAAACTCACAGGGCCCTGGCTGCAGAAGTCATCACTCATCCCGAAAGACTTCTGGGGCGCCTCCAGCGACAGCATATTAGATACTGAAATCGAACAGGCACTTACGAGGTTACGGGACTTGAACCGACGTGAGAATATAGAACATCCCCCGAGACACGGCCATATTGAATTCGCCATCTCGCGGCTGCGGCAGTGCTTCCAGCGCTTCTTCCGGTTTAGGGATCCGGCGTCGGTCGTTACCTGGCTTGCgattgtggatggggagttTGTGGACTATCTCCACAAGGAGGAACCGCTGCCGATTCTGGTGATGGTGCATTGGGGGGTTCTGCTGGCGGAgttggatggggaggtgtGGTGGGCGTCGAAGTCTGGAAAGGCGCTTGTGGCTGATGCGTTGGGGATTCTGGATAGGGGGGAAGTGGATTTTGGGATTGCGAGCTCGTGGCCTAGGGAGAAGGTGGGATTATAA
- a CDS encoding uncharacterized protein (COG:M;~EggNog:ENOG410Q2AD;~SECRETED:SignalP(1-25);~TransMembrane:1 (n8-20c25/26o167-189i)), translating to MPPKRSKASLLSTALLLLLLPTTQAWTFIWTDSKGSTTIEPPGNWDEVGHPCKEIDHPKGAWYEFDAEDDRQITIYLYSSKDCSGGAKGYATNLKEGNSSVPLRSYEVIDEASSSSSSSFATSTSTSTSTETPTATATGSTTPTPTPDDEGSSSGSGSDSDSISPGAIGGIVAGVVVGSGVIGAIIYLARQRRKESSRPEYNSASISNPRPGPGSGPGPSPSPGPGPQPPTRSPTGGSNMIAAPYVQNNHEPYSPTAIDAYVQQPLPYSPLDSAHPGGHGGWPVKSPLYNPESAPGPPPGYIQHQHQGHGHGQQFTAELDGGAELQELSSTHMVSEIDGRSRGTSVYYGDRKI from the coding sequence ATGCCACCAAAACGATCAAAAGCGTCCCTCCTCTCAaccgccctcctcctcctcctcctccccacaACGCAAGCTTGGACCTTCATCTGGACAGACAGCAAGGGCTCCACCACAATCGAGCCACCCGGAAACTGGGACGAGGTCGGGCACCCATGCAAGGAAATCGACCACCCCAAGGGCGCCTGGTACGAGTtcgacgccgaagacgacCGCCAGATCACGATCTACTTGTACTCCTCCAAGGACTGCTCCGGCGGCGCGAAGGGGTACGCGACAAACCTGAAGGAGGGGAACTCGTCGGTGCCTCTGCGCTCGTATGAGGTTATTGATGAGGCGAGTTCGTCGAGTAGCTCTTCTTTTGCGACGAGTACGAGTACGAGTACAAGTACGGAGACGCCCACTGCTACTGCTACTGGTTCGACGACGCCTACACCGACGCCTGATGATGAAGGGTCAAGTTCAGGTTCAGGATCAGATTCAGACTCGATCTCACCCGGTGCGATTGGCGGGATCGTCGCGGGTGTTGTCGTAGGATCTGGTGTCATCGGGGCTATAATTTATCTCGCCCGGCAGAGACGGAAAGAGTCTTCTAGGCCGGAATACAACTCTGCCTCTATCTCAAACCCTCGCCCTGGTCCTGGTTCTGGCCCTGGTCCTAGTCCTAGTCCCGGTCCCGGtccccaaccaccaacgCGCTCCCCCACGGGCGGCTCTAATATGATAGCCGCGCCCTACGTACAGAACAACCACGAGCCGTACTCGCCGACTGCCATTGACGCCTACGTCCAGCAGCCTCTCCCATATTCGCCGCTTGACTCGGCTCACCCGGGTGGCCACGGTGGATGGCCGGTGAAATCGCCGCTATACAATCCTGAATCCGCTCCAGGGCCGCCGCCGGGGTATatacagcatcaacatcagGGACATGGGCACGGGCAGCAATTTACCGCCGAGCTGGATGGTGGGGCTGAGCTGCAGGAGTTGAGTTCGACGCACATGGTCAGTGAGATTGATGGACGGAGTCGGGGGACGAGTGTTTATTATGGGGATCGGAAGATATGA
- a CDS encoding uncharacterized protein (COG:S;~EggNog:ENOG410PKSY;~TransMembrane:7 (o46-69i153-170o345-368i437-462o506-526i560-582o602-627i)): protein MAWDPMSLVSLVSERSHDPEDDVDKERAAGSKEGSETKTAKWKRTLYLGSATSVIVLLINLLMVLWACLRQSEHGRSVLLLSEDCDRIKKLSTGVHLLINILSTLLLSASNFAMQCVASPTRKDVDRAHARNSWLDIGVPSVRNLSSISQKRLLLWVGLAISNAPLHLLYNSTVYTTFSVNNAPIFVANSTFTSRTTADIPLMLDTYDYKMSPMMTRILGISKNMTMLGPHDCFSAYETDFLSKYDSLVLITTGFNDTDEPGYSSLQDRVDRISTQTVRNPSYSTQEPAYSWMCEQEYSWYRDSSWSKICARSRPGVDDEDWMLNQYKVQYCLAEKTAEKCSLQYSFPLAVVVIVANLAKAILIYLVADRLRGDPLLTLGDAIASFLRNPDRSMAKSCLLTRQETTRRRIFMVARYFIYKPRPYVAKPKRWWRSPAGALWATFFAAYIFSLVVPLGLLGLALHKMDATDGVWDSGLGAVQSGTIISHGGWPSELIPNVLIANVPQLVYSLLYILSNGILTSMILAAEWNAFSYNKKGLRVSTSPRGNQRTSHFLSLPYRYGVPLIALSALIHWLISQSIYLVSADAYTDGVTKRSPDDDVLALGYSPPAIIITTCVSVLLPVSLVLLGSRRFKTGMPVAGGCSLAIAASCHPQASKSNTDDGLDIRYRRLQWGVEPPVPGETRHCTFSDVDVETPKRGVYYQ from the exons ATGGCGTGGGATCCAATGTCCCTCGTCTCGCTCGTTTCCGAACGCAGCCACGACCCAGAGGACGACGTCGATAAAGAAAGGGCAGCAGGGTCTAAGGAAGGGAGCGAAACCAAGACTGCAAAATGGAAGCGAACACTCTATCTCGGCTCGGCGACGTCGGTTATTGTTCTGCTCATCAACCTGCTCATGGTCCTTTGGGCGTGTCTGCGGCAATCAGAACATGGGCGCAGTGTTCTCCTGCTCTCAGAAGACTGTGATCGTATCAAAAAGCTGAGCACCGGAGTGCATCTGCTAATCAACATACTGAgcacgctgctgctgtctgcGAGTAATTTTGCCATG CAATGTGTCGCTTCACCGACAAGGAAAGACGTTGATCGCGCCCATGCACGAAACAGCTGGCTCGACATTGGTGTCCCCAGCGTACGGAATTTGTCGAGTATCTCTCAAAAGCGCCTGTTGCTCTGGGTTGGTCTTGCCATCTCGAATGCGCCACTTCATTTACT TTACAATTCCACGGTGTATACGACCTTTTCGGTGAACAATGCTCCGATATTTGTCGCGAACTCAACCTTCACTTCCCGAACCACGGCCGATATCCCTCTCATGCTCGATACCTACGACTATAAAATGTCTCCGATGATGACCAGGATTTTGGGGATATCCAAGAACATGACCATGCTGGGACCGCATGACTGTTTCTCAGCGTATGAAACTGATTTTCTATCAAAGTACGACTCCTTGGTCTTGATAACCACTGGATTCAACGACACGGACGAACCAGGATACAGCAGTTTACAAGATCGTGTTGATAGGATTTCCACCCAAACGGTCAGGAATCCGTCATATTCCACTCAGGAACCCGCTTATTCTTGGATGTGCGAACAAGAATACAGCTGGTACAGAGACAGCAGTTGGTCGAAAATTTGTGCTCGTTCTCGCCCTGGGGTTGACGACGAGGATTGGATGTTGAATCAGTACAAGGTTCAATATTGTCTCGCGGAGAAAACAGCGGAGAAGTGCTCCCTTCAGTACAGTTTCCCGCTGGCTGTGGTCGTCATTGTGGCCAACCTGGCCAAGGCGATATTAATCTATCTCGTGGCGGATCGCCTCCGAGGCGATCCACTGCTAACCCTCGGTGACGCTATAGCCTCATTTCTCCGGAATCCTGATCGCTCGATGGCCAAGAGCTGCCTTTTGACACGCCAAGAGACAACGAGGCGACGTATATTCATGGTCGCaagatactttatatacaAGCCGCGACCATATGTGGCAAAGCCTAAGAGATGGTGGAGGTCTCCAGCTGGGGCTCTCTGGGCCACCTTCTTCGCAGC atatattttcTCTTTAGTTGTCCCACTTGGACTACTGGGGCTTGCGTTGCATAAGATGGATGCCACTGACGGAGTTTGGGACTCGGGCCTTGGAGCTGTGCAGTCAGGGACAATAATTTCCCACGGTGGCTGGCCTTCGGAGCTGATTCCAAACGTTCTTATTGCTAATGTTCCCCAACTTGTCTACTCACTTCTGTACATCCTGTCGAACGGAATCCTCACGAGCATGATCCTTGCAGCCGAATGGAACGCTTTctcttataataaaaaggGTCTCCGCGTGTCTACATCTCCTAGGGGTAATCAGCGTACATCACACTTCTTATCTCTACCGTATCGTTATGGAGTACCGCTCATCGCCCTGTCTGCCTTGATCCATTGGCTCATATCACAGAGTATATATCTGGTCAGCGCTGATGCCTATACTGACGGCGTCACAAAGCGAAGCCCTGACGACGACGTCTTAGCGCTCGGATACTCGCCTCCTGCAATTATCATCACCACTTGCGTGAGCGTCTTGCTTCCAGTGTCGTTGGTATTGCTAGGCAGCAGGCGCTTTAAAACGGGTATGCCGGTCGCCGGAGGCTGCAGTTTGGCGATAGCAGCATCATGTCATCCGCAGGCCAGCAAATCCAACACCGATGACGGATTGGATATTAGATATCGGCGACTACAGTGGGGCGTTGAGCCGCCTGTCCCGGGTGAGACAAGACACTGTACATTttctgatgttgatgtcgagACACCAAAGAGGGGGGTGTATTACCAATAA
- a CDS encoding uncharacterized protein (COG:G;~EggNog:ENOG410PIMJ;~InterPro:IPR020846,IPR011701,IPR036259;~PFAM:PF07690,PF06609;~TransMembrane:14 (i38-63o75-93i105-124o130-151i163-181o193-213i234-257o263-281i301-321o333-358i365-386o392-415i427-450o504-522i);~go_function: GO:0022857 - transmembrane transporter activity [Evidence IEA];~go_process: GO:0055085 - transmembrane transport [Evidence IEA]), with product MSKEVADPEASSGSPSVQTGDKAKTPEMDFVLGKRGTLAFFTLSVLTLMVAIDGTSISVALPIITKDLKGTAIEAFWSGTSFLLSSTVFQPNFASLSGIFGRRPLVLTALTLFFVGTVVCSVAKDFTYMLVGRSIQGVGGGGLIALSEVIVTDLVPLRLRGQYFGILSAMWSLGSVTGPILGGGFAQDVTWRWIFYINFPFIGIGLVSIILFLKLNIIPTSLAQKLRQIDYIGTIIFVGSLSSFLIPLTWGGILYPWSSWRTLVPLIIGIAGLTTFSIYEYRFATDPIIPPAIFQNRTASVSFAGSFLQGLVLWCLLYYQPLYYEAVKGYSPIMAGVALFPATFTVAPSAAVVGILVTKFGHYRWAIWTGWTLSTFGLGLLCYMDVDTSIPAFIFINIVPGIGLGLLFPSIGFAIQASATNETLAIAVGMFSFFRAMGQAVGVAIGGVVFQNRMYHYLLGYEALAPMASVYSQDAAGLVEVIKAMPAGAEKLALQTAYTDSLRIVYAVCCAVCGVALVLSLGTQGYDLNRALDSVQGLRGREGDVEDVKQ from the exons ATGTCTAAAGAAGTTGCGGACCCCGAGGCCAGCTCTGGCTCTCCCTCTGTGCAGACCGGCGATAAAGCAAAGACTCCAGAGATGGACTTTGTCCTGGGGAAGCGCGGGACTCTGGCCTTCTTCACGCTGTCGGTGTTGACGCTGATGGTTGCCATTGATGGGACGAGTATCTCTGTTGCTCTGCCT ATCATCACAAAAGACCTCAAGGGAACAGCAATCGAGGCCTTCTGGAGTGGAACCTCGTTTCTGCTCTCCTCGACAGTCTTCCAGCCAAACTTTGCCTCGCTGTCTGGCATCTTCGGTCGACGGCCGCTGGTGCTTACTGCCCTGactctcttcttcgtcggcaCTGTCGTCTGCTCTGTGGCCAAGGACTTCACGTACATGCTTGTTGGGCGGTCCATTCAGGGTGTCGGCGGTGGAGGCTTGATTGCCCTGAGCGAGGTCATCGTGACTGATCTGGTTCCTCTGCGCCTTCGAGGACAGTACTTTGGTATCTTGTCTGCCATGTGGAGCTTGGGTTCTGTTACTGGCCCTATTCTCGGTGGTGGCTTTGCGCAGGATGTTACCTGG CGCTGGATCTTCTACATCAACTTCCccttcatcggcatcggGCTCGtctccatcatcctcttcctcaagctcaacatcatcccAACCTCTCTGGCCCAGAAACTGCGCCAGATCGACTACATCGgcaccatcatcttcgtcggcagCCTGTCCTCCTTCCTGATCCCTCTCACCTGGGGCGGCATCCTCTACCCCTGGTCCTCCTGGCGCACCCTGGTCCCCCTGATAATCGGCATCGCAGGCCTCACCACCTTCTCAATCTACGAATACCGCTTCGCAACAGACCCCATCATCCCCCCCGCCATCTTCCAAAACCGCACCGCCTCCGTCTCCTTCGCAGGCTCgttcctccagggcctcgtTCTCTGGTGCCTCCTCTACTACCAACCCCTCTACTACGAAGCAGTGAAAGGCTACTCCCCCATAATGGCCGGCGTAGCCCTCTTCCCCGCCACATTCACCGTCGCCCCATCCGCCGCGGTGGTCggcatcctcgtcaccaaATTCGGCCACTACCGCTGGGCAATCTGGACGGGCTGGACGCTGTCAACATTCGGCCTCGGCCTGCTCTGTTACATGGATGTCGACACGAGCATCCCCGCATTCATCTTCATTAATATCGTCCCCGGGATCGGGTTGGGTCTGCTCTTCCCCTCGATTGGATTTGCGATCCAGGCCTCCGCAACGAATGAGACGCTCGCTATCGCGGTCGGCATGTTCAGTTTCTTTCGCGCGATGGGCCAGGCTGTTGGCGTTGCTATTGGGGGCGTTGTGTTCCAGAATAGGATGTACCACTACCTCCTTGGGTATGAGGCCTTAGCGCCTATGGCGAGTGTGTACTCGCAGGATGCGGCggggttggtggaggtgatCAAGGCGATGCCGGCGGGGGCGGAGAAGTTGGCGCTGCAGACGGCGTATACGGATAGTTTGAGGATTGTGTATGCGGTTTGCTGTGCGGTTTGTGGGGTGGCGCTGGTGTTGAGTTTGGGGACGCAGGGGTATGACCTGAATCGGGCGTTGGACAGTGTGCAGGGGCTtagggggagggagggggatgttgaagatgtgaAGCAGTAG